Part of the Vagococcus teuberi genome, GGGTGTCACAATTATGGAAATGATTAAAAAAATGGATGCAGGAGATATTTTAGCCCAAGAAGCCATTCCTATATTAGATACAGATGATGTTGGAACAATGTTTGAAAAATTAAGCTTATTAGGGAAAGAATTGTTGTTAAAAATATTGCCAGATTTATTAGCTAACAAGATGACACCAACGCCGCAAGATGAATCACTCGTTAGTTTTTCTCCAAATATTTCACGGGAAGAAGAAAGAATTAATTGGAATAAAACAGCCCAAGAAATCGACTGCCAAGTTAGAGGAATGCGTCCATGGCCGGTAGCTTACGCGATGTATCAAGACAAAAGGTGGAAATTGTGGGACGTGCAACCAGTACAAGATAAAACCACAGACAAATCTCCAGGGACGATTATTTTTAAAGATAAACATAGCTTGCAAATAGCTTGTGGCAAGGAAAGTATTTTACAATTAAATACTATCCAACCAGCAGGAAAAGGCCAATTAAGTGTGACAGATTTTCTAAATGGAATCGGAAAAACAGTGGAAGTAGGAGACGTTCTTGAGTAAACAAAAACAAGTACCAAAACACATTAAACATACAGCTCGTTATACAGCGTTAGATTTACTAACGAAAATTGCCAATAACCAAGCTTATTCAAATGTTTTAATCAATGAAGCAATCAAACGCCATCAGCTATCTGATAAAGATGCCCGTTTGATGACAGAAATTGTCTATGGCACAATCAGTCGTCAATTGACATTAGAGTATTATTTAGCTCCTTTTATTAAAAAAGCTAAAAAAGTCGATATGTGGGTAAAACAATTATTATACCTATCAATGTATCAAATGCTTTATCTGGATAAAGTTCCTGAGTATGGTATTTTTAATGACGCTGTGACGATTGCTAAAGCAAAAGGAAATCCTGGTATTGGAAAATTTGTTAACGGCGTATTGCGTAACATTCAACGTCATGGAGTGCCTTCTATAGATGATATTAAAGATGATGTAGAACGTTTATCAATGGAAATTAGTATGCCTTTATGGTTAACCAAACGTTTGATAGACGATATTGGATTTGA contains:
- the fmt gene encoding methionyl-tRNA formyltransferase; this translates as MTKIIFMGTPAFSVPILEGLVSEGYDVVGVVTQPDRPVGRKRVLTPPPVKQAALDLKLPVYQPEKISQSTEIEEIIALNPDLIVTAAFGQFLPERLLKAPKFGAINVHASLLPKYRGGAPVHYSIINGDKETGVTIMEMIKKMDAGDILAQEAIPILDTDDVGTMFEKLSLLGKELLLKILPDLLANKMTPTPQDESLVSFSPNISREEERINWNKTAQEIDCQVRGMRPWPVAYAMYQDKRWKLWDVQPVQDKTTDKSPGTIIFKDKHSLQIACGKESILQLNTIQPAGKGQLSVTDFLNGIGKTVEVGDVLE